From the Macaca nemestrina isolate mMacNem1 chromosome 7, mMacNem.hap1, whole genome shotgun sequence genome, one window contains:
- the LOC105492979 gene encoding golgin subfamily A member 6C-like isoform X4 has product MWPQPCLPPHPMMLDETQRSQLAAAKKKLKEYQQRNSPGVPAGAKTKKKKTGSSPETTTSGGCHSPGDSQNQELEVALDSSSATINQLYENIESLKQQKKQVEHQLEEEKKANNDIYKAQTEQLETINILTLEKADLKTTLYHTKRAARHFEEESKDLAGRLQYSLQRIQELERALSAVCTQQREEDRSSSRSEAVLQRQLQQTRKERALLNAHVTQVTESLKQVQLERDEYALHIKGERARWQERMWKMSVEARTLKEEKKRDIHRIQELERSLSERKHQMAEPPSPVDPAGTSEMEQLQDEAKHLRKEVESLVGKLQSQVENNQALSLLSKEQKQRLQEQEERLQEQQERLQKQEERLQEQEERRLREEERLCEQKKRLWEKQKRLGEQGERLRKQEERLRKEEERLQKQEERLWEKEERLRKQEKRLRIQEERLALSQNHKFNKQLAEPQCSFEDLNNENKSTLQLEQQVKELQEKLSKECLEAASQQNQQLEAQLSLMALPGQGDGGGHQDTEEEGVPRPRPSVPEDMESQEATSGFMDLPREKVVGKQQVENLELGFIQLSGATDGMREHITVYESQGAGPNTRHQEEEASRLAQNEEEMKVKLLELQDMVLPVVGDHEGHDKFLPAAQNPVNEPASGAPAPQEQGDFHHSMKPAVGQAREGSPRDNPTAQKILQLLPVMQDTQEHPGLATKPCVPFFYRAAENREINIIII; this is encoded by the exons ATGTGGCCCcaaccctgcctccctccccaccccatgatGTTAGACGAGACTCAACGGAGTCAATTGGCAGCAGCCAAGAAAAAG CTAAAAGAATATCAGCAGAGGAACAGCCCTGGTGTTCCGGCAGGAGCgaagacaaaaaagaagaaaactggcaGTAGCCCTGAGACAACCACTTCTGGTGGTTGCCACTCACCTGGGGAT AGCCAGAACCAAGAACTGGAAGTAGCTCTGGACTCAAGCTCCGCAACAATCAATCAACTCTATGAAAACATAGAATCACTG aaacaacagaagaaacaagTGGAACATCAGCTGGAAGAA gaaaagaaagcaaacaatgaCATATACAAAGCACAGACGGAGCAGCTAGAG ACAATCAACATCCTCACGCTGGAAAAGGCAGACTTGAAGACCACCCTTTACCATACTAAACGTGCCGCCAGACACTTCGAAG AAGAGTCCAAGGATCTGGCCGGCCGCCTTCAATACTCTTTACAGCGTATTCAAGAATTGGAGCGGGCTCTCTCTGCTGTGTGTACACAGCAGCGGGAAGAGGACAGG TCCTCGAGCCGCAGTGAAGCAGTCCTCCAGCGGCAGTTACAGCAGACCAGAAAGGAGCGGGCGCTGCTGAACGCACACGTGACACAG GTGACAGAGTCATTGAAACAAGTCCAACTGGAGAGAGACGAATATGCTCTACATATAAAAGGAGAGAGGGCCCGGTGgcaggagaggatgtggaaaatgTCGGTGGAG GCTCGCACattgaaggaggagaagaagcgTGACATACATCGGATACAGGAGCTGGAGAGGAGCTTGTCCGAACGCAAACACCAGATGG CTGAGCCTCCATCCCCAGTGGACCCAGCAGGGACATCTGAGATGGAACAGCTACAAGATGAGGCCAAACACCTGAGGAAGGAGGTGGAGAGTTTGGTGGGAAAACTCCAATCCCAGGTGGAAAACAATCAGGCCTTGAGTCTCCTGAGCAAAGAACAAAAGCAGAGGCtccaggagcaggaggagaggctccAAGAGCAGCAGGAGAGGCTTCAAAAGCAGGAGGAGAGGCTCCAAGAGCAGGAAGAGAGGAGGTTGCGGGAGGAGGAGAGACTATGTGAGCAAAAGAAGAGGCTTTGGGAGAAGCAGAAGAGGCTGGGGGAGCAGGGTGAGAGGCTGCGAAAGCAGGAGGAGAGGCTgcgaaaggaggaggagaggctacaaaagcaggaagagaggctgtgggagaaggaggagaggctgCGAAAACAGGAGAAGAGGCTGCGAATACAGGAGGAGAGGCTCGCGCTCTCCCAGAACCACAAGTTCAACAAGCAGCTGGCCGAGCCACAGTGCAGCTTTGAGGATCTG AACAACGAGAACAAAAGCACACTGCAGTTGGAGCAGCAAGTAAAGGAGCTGCAGGAGAAGCTGAGCAAG GAGTGCCTAGAAGCTGCCAGCCAGCAGAACCAACAGCTAGAGGCCCAGCTGAGTCTCATGGCTCTCCCTGGACAAG gagatggaggaggacaTCAGGACACTGAGGAGGAGGGGGTGCCTCGGCCTAGGCCAAGTGTCCCAGAGGACATGGAGAGCCAGGAGGCCACG AGTGGCTTTATGGACCTCCCGAGGGAGAAGGTGGTCGGGAAGCAGCAGGTGGAGAATCTAGAGCTTGGATTCATCCAGCTCTCCGGAGCGACAGACGGCATGA GAGAGCACATCACAGTATATGAGAGCCAGGGGGCAGGGCCAAACACGCGGCACCAGGAGGAGGAAGCCAGCAGGCTGGCCCAGAACGAGGAGGAGATGAAG GTGAAGCTGCTGGAGCTGCAAGATATGGTGTTGCCGGTTGTGGGCGACCACGAGGGGCATGACAAATTCCTCCCTGCTGCCCAGAACCCTGTTAATGAGCCCGCTTCAGGGGCCCCAGCCCCCCAGGAGCAGGGTG ATTTTCACCACAGCATGAAGCCTGCAGTGGGACAGGCCAGGGAGGGTTCTCCCCGTGACAACCCCACTGCACAGAAGATCCTGCAGCTGCTTCCTGTAATGCAGGACACCCAGGAGCACCCAGGCTTGGCCACCAAACCCTGCGTGCCATTCTTTTACCGGGCAGCCGAGAACCGAGAGAtaaacatcatcatcatctga
- the LOC105492979 gene encoding golgin subfamily A member 6C-like isoform X5, producing the protein MEQKSRVKACRRGKSPPSPCRPSMLKEYQQRNSPGVPAGAKTKKKKTGSSPETTTSGGCHSPGDSQNQELEVALDSSSATINQLYENIESLKQQKKQVEHQLEEEKKANNDIYKAQTEQLETINILTLEKADLKTTLYHTKRAARHFEEESKDLAGRLQYSLQRIQELERALSAVCTQQREEDRSSSRSEAVLQRQLQQTRKERALLNAHVTQVTESLKQVQLERDEYALHIKGERARWQERMWKMSVEARTLKEEKKRDIHRIQELERSLSERKHQMAEPPSPVDPAGTSEMEQLQDEAKHLRKEVESLVGKLQSQVENNQALSLLSKEQKQRLQEQEERLQEQQERLQKQEERLQEQEERRLREEERLCEQKKRLWEKQKRLGEQGERLRKQEERLRKEEERLQKQEERLWEKEERLRKQEKRLRIQEERLALSQNHKFNKQLAEPQCSFEDLNNENKSTLQLEQQVKELQEKLSKECLEAASQQNQQLEAQLSLMALPGQGDGGGHQDTEEEGVPRPRPSVPEDMESQEATSGFMDLPREKVVGKQQVENLELGFIQLSGATDGMREHITVYESQGAGPNTRHQEEEASRLAQNEEEMKVKLLELQDMVLPVVGDHEGHDKFLPAAQNPVNEPASGAPAPQEQGDFHHSMKPAVGQAREGSPRDNPTAQKILQLLPVMQDTQEHPGLATKPCVPFFYRAAENREINIIII; encoded by the exons ATGGAGCAGAAGTCCAGAGTGAAGGCATGCAGGAGAGGAAAATCACCTCCCAGCCCATGCAGGCCTTCCATG CTAAAAGAATATCAGCAGAGGAACAGCCCTGGTGTTCCGGCAGGAGCgaagacaaaaaagaagaaaactggcaGTAGCCCTGAGACAACCACTTCTGGTGGTTGCCACTCACCTGGGGAT AGCCAGAACCAAGAACTGGAAGTAGCTCTGGACTCAAGCTCCGCAACAATCAATCAACTCTATGAAAACATAGAATCACTG aaacaacagaagaaacaagTGGAACATCAGCTGGAAGAA gaaaagaaagcaaacaatgaCATATACAAAGCACAGACGGAGCAGCTAGAG ACAATCAACATCCTCACGCTGGAAAAGGCAGACTTGAAGACCACCCTTTACCATACTAAACGTGCCGCCAGACACTTCGAAG AAGAGTCCAAGGATCTGGCCGGCCGCCTTCAATACTCTTTACAGCGTATTCAAGAATTGGAGCGGGCTCTCTCTGCTGTGTGTACACAGCAGCGGGAAGAGGACAGG TCCTCGAGCCGCAGTGAAGCAGTCCTCCAGCGGCAGTTACAGCAGACCAGAAAGGAGCGGGCGCTGCTGAACGCACACGTGACACAG GTGACAGAGTCATTGAAACAAGTCCAACTGGAGAGAGACGAATATGCTCTACATATAAAAGGAGAGAGGGCCCGGTGgcaggagaggatgtggaaaatgTCGGTGGAG GCTCGCACattgaaggaggagaagaagcgTGACATACATCGGATACAGGAGCTGGAGAGGAGCTTGTCCGAACGCAAACACCAGATGG CTGAGCCTCCATCCCCAGTGGACCCAGCAGGGACATCTGAGATGGAACAGCTACAAGATGAGGCCAAACACCTGAGGAAGGAGGTGGAGAGTTTGGTGGGAAAACTCCAATCCCAGGTGGAAAACAATCAGGCCTTGAGTCTCCTGAGCAAAGAACAAAAGCAGAGGCtccaggagcaggaggagaggctccAAGAGCAGCAGGAGAGGCTTCAAAAGCAGGAGGAGAGGCTCCAAGAGCAGGAAGAGAGGAGGTTGCGGGAGGAGGAGAGACTATGTGAGCAAAAGAAGAGGCTTTGGGAGAAGCAGAAGAGGCTGGGGGAGCAGGGTGAGAGGCTGCGAAAGCAGGAGGAGAGGCTgcgaaaggaggaggagaggctacaaaagcaggaagagaggctgtgggagaaggaggagaggctgCGAAAACAGGAGAAGAGGCTGCGAATACAGGAGGAGAGGCTCGCGCTCTCCCAGAACCACAAGTTCAACAAGCAGCTGGCCGAGCCACAGTGCAGCTTTGAGGATCTG AACAACGAGAACAAAAGCACACTGCAGTTGGAGCAGCAAGTAAAGGAGCTGCAGGAGAAGCTGAGCAAG GAGTGCCTAGAAGCTGCCAGCCAGCAGAACCAACAGCTAGAGGCCCAGCTGAGTCTCATGGCTCTCCCTGGACAAG gagatggaggaggacaTCAGGACACTGAGGAGGAGGGGGTGCCTCGGCCTAGGCCAAGTGTCCCAGAGGACATGGAGAGCCAGGAGGCCACG AGTGGCTTTATGGACCTCCCGAGGGAGAAGGTGGTCGGGAAGCAGCAGGTGGAGAATCTAGAGCTTGGATTCATCCAGCTCTCCGGAGCGACAGACGGCATGA GAGAGCACATCACAGTATATGAGAGCCAGGGGGCAGGGCCAAACACGCGGCACCAGGAGGAGGAAGCCAGCAGGCTGGCCCAGAACGAGGAGGAGATGAAG GTGAAGCTGCTGGAGCTGCAAGATATGGTGTTGCCGGTTGTGGGCGACCACGAGGGGCATGACAAATTCCTCCCTGCTGCCCAGAACCCTGTTAATGAGCCCGCTTCAGGGGCCCCAGCCCCCCAGGAGCAGGGTG ATTTTCACCACAGCATGAAGCCTGCAGTGGGACAGGCCAGGGAGGGTTCTCCCCGTGACAACCCCACTGCACAGAAGATCCTGCAGCTGCTTCCTGTAATGCAGGACACCCAGGAGCACCCAGGCTTGGCCACCAAACCCTGCGTGCCATTCTTTTACCGGGCAGCCGAGAACCGAGAGAtaaacatcatcatcatctga
- the LOC105492979 gene encoding golgin subfamily A member 6C-like isoform X7, translating into MQERKITSQPMQAFHDGVLLYRPGWNATVQSRLTATSVSWVQVILLPQLPKQLGLQLKEYQQRNSPGVPAGAKTKKKKTGSSPETTTSGGCHSPGDSQNQELEVALDSSSATINQLYENIESLKQQKKQVEHQLEEEKKANNDIYKAQTEQLETINILTLEKADLKTTLYHTKRAARHFEEESKDLAGRLQYSLQRIQELERALSAVCTQQREEDRSSSRSEAVLQRQLQQTRKERALLNAHVTQVTESLKQVQLERDEYALHIKGERARWQERMWKMSVEARTLKEEKKRDIHRIQELERSLSERKHQMAEPPSPVDPAGTSEMEQLQDEAKHLRKEVESLVGKLQSQVENNQALSLLSKEQKQRLQEQEERLQEQQERLQKQEERLQEQEERRLREEERLCEQKKRLWEKQKRLGEQGERLRKQEERLRKEEERLQKQEERLWEKEERLRKQEKRLRIQEERLALSQNHKFNKQLAEPQCSFEDLNNENKSTLQLEQQVKELQEKLSKECLEAASQQNQQLEAQLSLMALPGQGDGGGHQDTEEEGVPRPRPSVPEDMESQEATSGFMDLPREKVVGKQQVENLELGFIQLSGATDGMREHITVYESQGAGPNTRHQEEEASRLAQNEEEMKVKLLELQDMVLPVVGDHEGHDKFLPAAQNPVNEPASGAPAPQEQGDFHHSMKPAVGQAREGSPRDNPTAQKILQLLPVMQDTQEHPGLATKPCVPFFYRAAENREINIIII; encoded by the exons ATGCAGGAGAGGAAAATCACCTCCCAGCCCATGCAGGCCTTCCATG atggagtcttgctctatcgcccaggctggaatgcaacagtgcaatctcggctcactgcaacctctgtctcctgggttcaagtcattctcctgcctcagcttcccaagcagctgggattacag CTAAAAGAATATCAGCAGAGGAACAGCCCTGGTGTTCCGGCAGGAGCgaagacaaaaaagaagaaaactggcaGTAGCCCTGAGACAACCACTTCTGGTGGTTGCCACTCACCTGGGGAT AGCCAGAACCAAGAACTGGAAGTAGCTCTGGACTCAAGCTCCGCAACAATCAATCAACTCTATGAAAACATAGAATCACTG aaacaacagaagaaacaagTGGAACATCAGCTGGAAGAA gaaaagaaagcaaacaatgaCATATACAAAGCACAGACGGAGCAGCTAGAG ACAATCAACATCCTCACGCTGGAAAAGGCAGACTTGAAGACCACCCTTTACCATACTAAACGTGCCGCCAGACACTTCGAAG AAGAGTCCAAGGATCTGGCCGGCCGCCTTCAATACTCTTTACAGCGTATTCAAGAATTGGAGCGGGCTCTCTCTGCTGTGTGTACACAGCAGCGGGAAGAGGACAGG TCCTCGAGCCGCAGTGAAGCAGTCCTCCAGCGGCAGTTACAGCAGACCAGAAAGGAGCGGGCGCTGCTGAACGCACACGTGACACAG GTGACAGAGTCATTGAAACAAGTCCAACTGGAGAGAGACGAATATGCTCTACATATAAAAGGAGAGAGGGCCCGGTGgcaggagaggatgtggaaaatgTCGGTGGAG GCTCGCACattgaaggaggagaagaagcgTGACATACATCGGATACAGGAGCTGGAGAGGAGCTTGTCCGAACGCAAACACCAGATGG CTGAGCCTCCATCCCCAGTGGACCCAGCAGGGACATCTGAGATGGAACAGCTACAAGATGAGGCCAAACACCTGAGGAAGGAGGTGGAGAGTTTGGTGGGAAAACTCCAATCCCAGGTGGAAAACAATCAGGCCTTGAGTCTCCTGAGCAAAGAACAAAAGCAGAGGCtccaggagcaggaggagaggctccAAGAGCAGCAGGAGAGGCTTCAAAAGCAGGAGGAGAGGCTCCAAGAGCAGGAAGAGAGGAGGTTGCGGGAGGAGGAGAGACTATGTGAGCAAAAGAAGAGGCTTTGGGAGAAGCAGAAGAGGCTGGGGGAGCAGGGTGAGAGGCTGCGAAAGCAGGAGGAGAGGCTgcgaaaggaggaggagaggctacaaaagcaggaagagaggctgtgggagaaggaggagaggctgCGAAAACAGGAGAAGAGGCTGCGAATACAGGAGGAGAGGCTCGCGCTCTCCCAGAACCACAAGTTCAACAAGCAGCTGGCCGAGCCACAGTGCAGCTTTGAGGATCTG AACAACGAGAACAAAAGCACACTGCAGTTGGAGCAGCAAGTAAAGGAGCTGCAGGAGAAGCTGAGCAAG GAGTGCCTAGAAGCTGCCAGCCAGCAGAACCAACAGCTAGAGGCCCAGCTGAGTCTCATGGCTCTCCCTGGACAAG gagatggaggaggacaTCAGGACACTGAGGAGGAGGGGGTGCCTCGGCCTAGGCCAAGTGTCCCAGAGGACATGGAGAGCCAGGAGGCCACG AGTGGCTTTATGGACCTCCCGAGGGAGAAGGTGGTCGGGAAGCAGCAGGTGGAGAATCTAGAGCTTGGATTCATCCAGCTCTCCGGAGCGACAGACGGCATGA GAGAGCACATCACAGTATATGAGAGCCAGGGGGCAGGGCCAAACACGCGGCACCAGGAGGAGGAAGCCAGCAGGCTGGCCCAGAACGAGGAGGAGATGAAG GTGAAGCTGCTGGAGCTGCAAGATATGGTGTTGCCGGTTGTGGGCGACCACGAGGGGCATGACAAATTCCTCCCTGCTGCCCAGAACCCTGTTAATGAGCCCGCTTCAGGGGCCCCAGCCCCCCAGGAGCAGGGTG ATTTTCACCACAGCATGAAGCCTGCAGTGGGACAGGCCAGGGAGGGTTCTCCCCGTGACAACCCCACTGCACAGAAGATCCTGCAGCTGCTTCCTGTAATGCAGGACACCCAGGAGCACCCAGGCTTGGCCACCAAACCCTGCGTGCCATTCTTTTACCGGGCAGCCGAGAACCGAGAGAtaaacatcatcatcatctga